From one Tindallia californiensis genomic stretch:
- a CDS encoding aminotransferase class V-fold PLP-dependent enzyme, translating to MVYLDNAATSYPKPKTVIEAVLRQMESVGGNPGRSEHQGGLAASRVMYETRHKLATLLGVTDPLRIIFTSNATDSLNLAIKGILKPGDHVMTTSMEHNSVLRPLEALKESGVEVKILEADAKGMVQAKDFEEALQPNTKMLIVTHCSNVTGTIQPVESIIALARHKGILSLVDASQSTGSIDYSIHQMDPDLLAAPGHKALLGPQGTGFLYLKEGVLLQEMKQGGTGSQSENLYQPMTVPDRYESGTQNAHGLAGLQAGVDFLLRETVSAVQEKERNHIQRLKEGLSVIKGVRLYGPEDVRQQGAVQLFTLRDLDQTQLNYLLDQLYGISARAGLHCAPLAHKTVGTYPAGAIRFSPGYFTTKEEIDQALAAVQQLALDF from the coding sequence ATGGTCTATTTAGACAACGCAGCTACCAGCTACCCTAAACCGAAAACAGTCATAGAAGCCGTCCTTCGGCAGATGGAAAGCGTCGGAGGAAATCCTGGACGCTCCGAGCATCAGGGAGGATTGGCGGCGAGTCGGGTCATGTATGAAACGCGGCATAAATTGGCCACGTTGTTGGGTGTAACAGATCCCTTAAGAATTATTTTTACCAGCAATGCAACGGATTCTCTTAATCTGGCCATTAAAGGAATATTAAAACCGGGTGATCATGTGATGACGACTTCAATGGAACATAATTCTGTCCTGAGGCCGCTAGAAGCATTGAAAGAGTCTGGCGTAGAAGTAAAGATTCTGGAGGCAGACGCAAAAGGCATGGTGCAGGCAAAAGACTTTGAAGAAGCACTACAACCTAACACCAAAATGCTGATCGTAACCCACTGCTCCAATGTAACGGGCACGATCCAGCCCGTAGAGTCCATTATTGCTTTGGCAAGGCATAAAGGAATTTTATCCTTGGTGGATGCATCTCAGTCCACGGGAAGTATTGATTACAGCATTCATCAGATGGACCCGGATTTATTGGCAGCGCCGGGGCATAAAGCCTTATTAGGTCCTCAGGGAACGGGTTTTTTATACCTTAAAGAAGGGGTTTTGCTGCAAGAAATGAAGCAAGGCGGTACCGGCAGTCAGTCAGAAAACCTTTATCAACCGATGACTGTTCCGGATCGTTATGAAAGTGGCACGCAAAATGCCCATGGATTGGCAGGACTTCAGGCTGGGGTGGATTTTTTATTGAGAGAAACAGTTTCGGCGGTTCAGGAGAAAGAGCGGAACCATATCCAGCGTTTAAAAGAAGGCCTTTCGGTCATCAAAGGAGTAAGGCTTTACGGACCGGAGGATGTCCGGCAACAAGGAGCGGTACAACTATTTACCCTCCGGGATCTGGATCAGACCCAATTAAATTATTTACTGGATCAGTTGTACGGCATTTCAGCAAGAGCCGGTCTACACTGCGCACCGTTGGCTCATAAGACCGTCGGAACTTATCCGGCAGGAGCCATTCGCTTTAGCCCGGGTTACTTTACAACGAAAGAAGAGATAGATCAAGCCCTGGCGGCAGTACAACAGCTAGCCTTGGATTTCTGA
- a CDS encoding DUF4446 family protein produces the protein MINWNQMIGHQVEMYLGVSLVAILILSMIVILLWINLIAFKKKFKQLMKGAEGQNIETIMLDQQKAMEAHHKTAEENQGRMEAIEEQLKDCVQRVGIVRFNAFDDIGSSLSYSIAILDDRMNGVVLTGIHGRYESSSYAKEVKRGVSEQHLSVEEVEAIRIAREKHQRQEAQA, from the coding sequence ATGATAAACTGGAATCAAATGATTGGCCATCAAGTAGAGATGTATCTGGGAGTAAGCCTTGTTGCTATTCTGATACTTTCGATGATAGTGATCCTACTATGGATTAATTTGATAGCCTTCAAAAAAAAGTTTAAGCAGTTAATGAAAGGGGCAGAAGGGCAAAACATTGAAACCATCATGTTGGACCAGCAAAAGGCAATGGAAGCTCATCACAAAACAGCAGAAGAAAATCAAGGCAGAATGGAAGCCATTGAAGAACAGTTGAAGGATTGTGTTCAACGAGTGGGTATTGTCCGCTTTAATGCCTTTGACGATATTGGCAGCAGCCTTAGTTATTCTATTGCAATTCTGGACGATCGCATGAACGGGGTAGTGTTAACTGGCATTCATGGTCGGTATGAATCCAGTAGTTACGCCAAGGAAGTAAAGCGTGGTGTTTCAGAACAGCACCTTTCGGTTGAAGAAGTGGAGGCGATCCGTATTGCCAGAGAAAAGCATCAACGGCAAGAGGCTCAGGCGTGA